In Pseudobacter ginsenosidimutans, the following are encoded in one genomic region:
- a CDS encoding DUF2130 domain-containing protein → MAADIKCPDCGHEFAISDALSEDVKKELRDKMKDFVKKKEEEFAKKEDEFQQKEKDWQKEFQQKANEWKREAELQKQAVAKQFDEEKLKLQQSLEQNLRKNISADYAHKIQLLEDNNKDTEEKLRAARDREINFLKQVEELKDKEAELELTLQRKLLEEKNKISEELRKQEEQRFSSREAEYQFRLKEMEKKLEDQTKLADEMKRKAEQGSMQLQGEIQELALEEMLRLAFPFDMIQEVGKGIRGADCIQTVRNSFGQECGKIIYESKRTKHFEKAWIEKLKTDMRSTQADVAVLVTQARPDQMEVFGLLDGVWICSYTEVAALTQVLREGILKMYTAVRSQQNRGDKMHLLYDYLTSHEFGEQWKAIREGFFSIRLSIQKERDAMEKLWKAREKQLDKVLLNVAHIKGSIEGIAGSEDIQLNLIDDTLEETEEV, encoded by the coding sequence ATGGCTGCAGATATAAAGTGCCCTGATTGCGGACACGAGTTCGCTATTTCCGATGCCCTTTCCGAGGATGTGAAGAAGGAGCTGAGAGACAAGATGAAGGATTTTGTGAAAAAGAAGGAAGAGGAATTCGCGAAAAAAGAAGACGAATTCCAGCAAAAAGAGAAAGACTGGCAAAAAGAATTCCAGCAAAAGGCAAATGAATGGAAAAGAGAAGCTGAACTGCAAAAGCAGGCCGTAGCAAAGCAATTTGACGAAGAAAAACTGAAACTGCAGCAATCGCTGGAGCAGAACCTCCGTAAGAACATCAGTGCAGACTACGCCCACAAAATACAGTTACTGGAAGATAACAATAAAGACACGGAAGAAAAGCTCCGCGCCGCCCGCGATCGTGAGATCAATTTTCTGAAACAGGTAGAAGAGCTGAAAGACAAAGAAGCAGAACTGGAGCTAACACTCCAGCGCAAACTGCTGGAAGAAAAAAACAAGATATCAGAAGAACTGCGTAAACAGGAAGAACAAAGATTTTCTTCACGCGAAGCAGAGTACCAGTTTCGTTTAAAAGAGATGGAAAAAAAACTGGAAGACCAGACGAAACTGGCAGACGAAATGAAACGCAAAGCAGAACAGGGCTCCATGCAGTTACAGGGCGAGATCCAGGAACTGGCCCTGGAAGAAATGCTGCGCCTCGCATTCCCCTTCGATATGATACAGGAAGTAGGTAAAGGCATTCGCGGAGCAGATTGTATCCAGACCGTCCGCAATAGTTTCGGACAGGAATGCGGTAAGATCATTTACGAAAGCAAACGCACCAAACATTTTGAAAAGGCCTGGATCGAAAAACTCAAGACCGATATGCGCTCCACTCAGGCAGATGTTGCTGTTCTTGTAACACAGGCAAGACCAGACCAGATGGAGGTTTTCGGTTTACTGGATGGCGTTTGGATCTGTTCCTATACGGAAGTAGCAGCCCTCACTCAGGTGCTGCGCGAAGGCATCCTGAAAATGTACACGGCCGTGAGAAGCCAGCAGAACCGGGGAGATAAAATGCACCTGCTTTACGATTATCTCACCAGTCATGAATTCGGTGAACAATGGAAAGCTATCCGAGAAGGCTTTTTCTCAATCCGCCTCAGCATTCAGAAAGAAAGGGATGCTATGGAAAAACTCTGGAAGGCCCGCGAAAAGCAACTCGATAAAGTATTGCTCAACGTAGCACATATCAAGGGCTCCATAGAAGGTATTGCCGGAAGCGAAGACATTCAACTGAACCTGATAGACGATACACTGGAAGAAACGGAGGAAGTATAG
- a CDS encoding phage tail protein yields MQGTMAVVTMFASNFAPKNWAFCNGQILPISLNQALFSLLGTTYGGNGVTTFALPNLQGRVPIGTGNAPGMSAYVLGQAAGSPTTTLTLNNLPSHEHGAGTVPVAIDCDSNAASEQFPDGFYIAGLNNSFNISPTNGVSMQAPVYTALIGPAGNNQPIPLMPPYLTVNFIICLAGIFPSNS; encoded by the coding sequence ATGCAGGGAACAATGGCTGTTGTAACGATGTTTGCTTCCAATTTTGCTCCTAAGAACTGGGCCTTCTGTAATGGACAGATATTGCCGATAAGTCTGAACCAGGCCCTGTTTTCCTTATTGGGCACTACTTACGGTGGAAATGGCGTAACTACATTTGCACTTCCCAATTTACAGGGGAGGGTGCCGATAGGAACTGGCAATGCTCCGGGAATGTCCGCCTACGTATTAGGGCAGGCTGCAGGAAGTCCCACCACTACACTTACTCTGAATAACCTTCCCTCGCATGAGCATGGTGCAGGAACAGTTCCGGTTGCCATTGATTGCGATTCCAATGCGGCATCGGAGCAGTTCCCTGATGGCTTTTATATTGCCGGCCTCAACAACTCCTTCAATATTTCTCCCACCAATGGAGTGAGTATGCAGGCGCCAGTGTATACAGCCCTTATCGGACCAGCCGGCAATAACCAACCGATCCCCCTGATGCCACCTTACCTGACTGTCAATTTCATCATTTGCCTGGCAGGTATATTTCCATCCAATAGCTAA